Proteins encoded in a region of the Clostridia bacterium genome:
- a CDS encoding SDR family NAD(P)-dependent oxidoreductase gives MKTAIVSGASSGIGLEITRKLLDMGFRVYGLARDFSKVDLQNKNFICISIDISDMNALEKSVKKLLKTEKQIDLLVNNAGVGYFGQHQDIKITMIKQMVDTNLLAPMVLSKLLLRSIRKSKGWIINIGSTAGLKASPFGCAYAATKAGIRHFSLSLFEEIRKSGVRVVNISPDMTKSDFYKNADFKEAENEEAYLTTRCIADMLETILNQREYTVITDITMNPQKHQIYRKKAKT, from the coding sequence ATGAAGACAGCGATTGTTAGTGGAGCTTCTTCCGGTATAGGACTTGAGATCACAAGGAAGCTCCTTGATATGGGTTTTAGAGTTTATGGATTAGCCAGGGATTTTTCAAAAGTGGATCTTCAAAATAAAAATTTTATATGTATCAGCATAGATATAAGTGACATGAATGCCTTGGAGAAAAGCGTAAAAAAACTTCTAAAAACCGAAAAACAAATAGATTTATTGGTGAATAATGCAGGTGTGGGTTATTTCGGACAGCACCAAGATATAAAAATCACCATGATAAAACAGATGGTGGATACAAATTTGCTTGCACCTATGGTACTTTCCAAACTATTGTTGAGAAGCATAAGGAAATCTAAAGGCTGGATAATAAACATAGGCTCCACAGCTGGGTTAAAAGCAAGTCCTTTTGGATGTGCTTATGCTGCTACCAAGGCAGGGATTAGGCATTTTAGCTTAAGCCTCTTTGAGGAGATAAGAAAGAGCGGGGTTAGAGTGGTGAACATCAGCCCTGATATGACTAAAAGCGATTTTTATAAAAATGCGGATTTTAAAGAGGCAGAAAATGAGGAAGCTTATCTAACTACTCGGTGCATAGCAGATATGTTGGAGACTATTCTGAATCAGAGGGAATATACTGTCATAACTGATATAACTATGAATCCTCAAAAACATCAAATATATAGAAAAAAGGCTAAAACTTGA